The following proteins come from a genomic window of Candidatus Aminicenantes bacterium:
- a CDS encoding Fic family protein has protein sequence MARGMSGEYVVSRVGGEEVRAFVPFPLPPQPPLDLSGSLNKKLEKAHLALGRLDSITSLLPEPGIFLYTYVRHEAVMSSQIEGTQSSLEQLMLFELNAAPGVPLNDVAEVSNYVAAMTHGMQLLKNGLPLCNRVLREMHVKMLAGGRGSSKSPGEFRRSQNWIGGIRPGKAHFVPPPPDRVEACMAEFERFLHADDLPFGTLVKAALAHVQFETIHPFLDGNGRIGRLLISFILHQEGVLAEPLLYPSLYFKQNRDEYFHRLDQVRSRGEWEGWLNFFLEGIERTAHNAVNTAHKLESLFQRDRGSIRKAGGQASSTLRVFNQLCRRPLLTISEVSKQTGLSAPTVTKAVNALIDLGIVRELTGKKRNRVFGYQGYITILNQCATEL, from the coding sequence ATGGCGCGGGGAATGTCGGGAGAGTACGTGGTATCCAGGGTTGGCGGTGAAGAAGTGCGGGCATTCGTGCCGTTTCCCCTGCCGCCGCAACCGCCTCTGGACCTGTCGGGTTCATTGAACAAAAAACTGGAAAAGGCTCACTTGGCCCTGGGCCGATTGGACAGCATCACCTCGCTTTTGCCGGAACCGGGCATCTTCCTGTATACCTACGTTCGCCACGAAGCTGTCATGTCCTCCCAGATCGAAGGCACCCAGTCTTCCCTGGAACAATTGATGCTGTTTGAACTGAATGCCGCCCCGGGTGTACCCCTGAACGACGTCGCGGAAGTTTCCAATTACGTGGCCGCCATGACCCACGGCATGCAACTGCTGAAGAATGGGCTGCCCCTGTGCAACCGGGTGTTGCGTGAAATGCATGTAAAAATGTTGGCCGGAGGCAGGGGAAGCTCGAAATCTCCCGGGGAATTCCGCCGATCCCAGAACTGGATCGGCGGTATTCGTCCGGGGAAAGCCCATTTCGTGCCGCCGCCGCCCGACCGGGTGGAAGCATGCATGGCAGAATTTGAACGCTTCCTGCATGCGGATGATCTGCCCTTCGGCACCCTGGTTAAGGCCGCTTTGGCCCATGTGCAATTCGAGACCATTCACCCCTTCCTGGACGGAAACGGCCGAATCGGGCGCCTGCTGATATCCTTCATCCTGCACCAAGAAGGTGTTCTGGCCGAACCGCTGCTCTATCCCAGCTTGTATTTCAAGCAGAACCGGGATGAGTATTTCCACCGCCTGGATCAGGTCCGCAGCCGGGGGGAATGGGAGGGGTGGCTGAACTTTTTTCTGGAGGGTATAGAAAGAACCGCACATAACGCTGTAAATACGGCGCATAAACTGGAGAGCCTGTTTCAACGTGATCGGGGCAGCATTCGGAAAGCCGGTGGGCAGGCGTCCAGCACCTTGAGGGTGTTCAACCAATTGTGTCGACGGCCCCTGCTGACAATCAGTGAAGTCTCGAAACAGACGGGCCTTTCCGCACCCACTGTGACCAAAGCTGTAAACGCCCTGATTGACCTTGGTATCGTCCGCGAATTGACGGGGAAAAAGCGCAATCGGGTCTTCGGCTATCAGGGCTACATCACCATTCTGAATCAATGCGCAACGGAGCTTTGA
- a CDS encoding cupin domain-containing protein translates to MKPTDLLEHPEGGRFREIFRSGRSVHTPAGTVRPAMTHIYFSLNPGEVSRFHRVSSDEVWNLYQGEGIRLYTWDGTDSPVKRVTLSVAKNRFCHVVPAGTWQAAEPLSDTVLAGCTVAPGFEFADFELLELQSVTARSIIDCDPEMRRLIHPGGARIDGQSHQPE, encoded by the coding sequence ATGAAACCCACAGATCTTCTCGAACATCCGGAGGGCGGCCGTTTCCGTGAGATATTCCGCTCCGGTAGAAGCGTGCATACCCCGGCGGGAACAGTCCGCCCGGCCATGACTCACATCTATTTCTCGCTGAATCCCGGTGAGGTCAGCCGTTTCCACAGGGTATCTTCGGATGAAGTCTGGAACCTCTATCAGGGCGAGGGAATTCGGCTGTACACCTGGGACGGGACGGATTCGCCGGTGAAGCGTGTCACCTTGTCAGTCGCAAAAAACCGCTTCTGTCACGTGGTTCCGGCCGGAACCTGGCAGGCGGCCGAACCTTTGTCAGACACCGTTCTGGCGGGATGCACCGTGGCCCCGGGCTTCGAGTTCGCCGATTTTGAACTTCTGGAGCTTCAATCCGTAACGGCGCGTTCCATAATCGACTGCGATCCGGAAATGAGACGCTTGATTCATCCCGGAGGGGCACGGATTGACGGGCAAAGTCATCAACCTGAATGA
- a CDS encoding methyltransferase domain-containing protein: MFDRIVMVTVIGEVENQDAYLREMHRILKSGGILSISELAGDPDKLSIGEVRRLSETHGFRLDKLYGSEKNYTINFRK; encoded by the coding sequence GTGTTTGACCGCATTGTCATGGTGACCGTAATCGGCGAGGTGGAGAATCAGGATGCCTACCTGCGTGAGATGCACCGCATCCTCAAGTCCGGAGGTATCCTTTCCATTTCCGAGCTGGCGGGAGACCCTGACAAACTCTCAATTGGTGAGGTCCGGCGCCTGTCTGAAACCCATGGTTTCCGATTGGATAAACTCTATGGTAGTGAAAAGAACTACACCATTAATTTCAGGAAATAG